A single genomic interval of Asterias amurensis chromosome 1, ASM3211899v1 harbors:
- the LOC139940415 gene encoding uncharacterized protein, with product MSSKSSRSSKRSKASQLLIEEEQKKVELLTRQKALKAMQALEIEKMKLKQLEEEIEIKTEVAVAEAKCKVLEKLEKTSRNCSEVTRASDGGSELNAGAAVKETKPDIFKDATGDGERPSSEKASETAAHWMDSFEKFLDQYDVAALNKPPPKPEPKTAGTPLLQQPASQPRQEVPDVSGVQQIVDGVAQPRQSTGRQRQDSVDEDVQPTSHQDGVAVIKDDVGGQSVNEMIRHLQRPKIEMERFSGEAIEYKRFMRMFSARIAKLCDTERLYYLEQFTTGEAHQIVTGYSYLDGPTGYAAAVKELTERYGNPEVIANAFIKKAASWPQIKADNPKALDGFAIFLQECESAVKCVGSLQYLEHSENIKSMVMKLPYNYHDRWRSRVQQCKYKGEMVKFHHLVEFVRFESKKVNDPVYGRDALSTTSQKKPANRCDTRPKITMATSETTDLNTAKDVDKMCWFCGGSHLLIGCSKLREQPWSERIEFLRKRRLCFGCLKMGHMKRTCNRKATCDVCKGRHPTLLHINQNDTSRPAQFSRNVRDSSAVPGSNIGCEYTNVACDNENENQCTMAIVPVRVRLAHGLNDVVTYAFLDPGSSVSFCSESLMKKLCGVGRRMHIRLDTMGEPHNMDTYLIEGLEVRCLNGSSTVKVNIPRVYTKDKLPVKRHHIPTHDDVSHWKHLKDVYMPQINAGIDLLIGNNVPDAYSPLEVRTGPRGSPHATKTALGWIAWNVVRSVRNCQPFSVNFVDVAAKRYEEIKKLNMLIRESLNYDFPERTIDDKREWSHEDKSFMEKVGGSCKFVEGHYQISLPFKKDVRLPDNSAMALKRLVSLERKLKGNQKFHHDYNLFISNVLDKGYAEEVPAAEVDTQDGRVWYIPHHGVYHPRKPNKVRVVFDCTASYNGVALNDLLLPGPNLTNHLIGVLLRFRQESVAIMGDIESMFYQVHVPKQERNYLRFYWWPNGDLSKEPTPYRMKVHLFGAVSSPSCSNYALRLTALSDTDKGNTVAAETIFRNFYVDDCLKSVKSTEDAVDLITKLTALCKKGGFNLTKWISNDDAVMQAVPASDSTKRPKLDVNHSFQQMPRERALGVSWDVKSDSLGFKISVTTKDPTRRNILSIVSSVYDPLGFACPVILPVKNLLQKLCKENIEWDAEVTGNDLRVWNQWLTDLPKLEEMMVPRCYKPLKFEAAERQIHNFSDASDCGYGVVSYLRQVTTKGHIHCSFLGGKV from the coding sequence ATGTCGTCAAAATCTTCTAGATCATCAAAACGGTCAAAAGCATCCCAGTTACTCATTGAAGAAGAGCAGAAGAAAGTAGAGCTACTCACACGCCAGAAGGCTTTGAAAGCGATGCAAGCTCTTGAGATTGAAAAGATGAAGTTGAAACAACTAGAAGAAGAAATTGAGATTAAGACTGAAGTTGCTGTGGCCGAGGCGAAGTGTAAGGTCTTGGAGAAGTTAGAAAAGACAAGCAGAAATTGTAGTGAAGTTACAAGGGCCTCGGATGGGGGATCTGAATTGAACGCCGGTGCAGCCGtaaaagaaaccaaacctgACATATTCAAAGATGCTACAGGGGATGGTGAAAGGCCAAGTTCAGAGAAAGCCTCGGAGACTGCAGCTCATTGGATGGACTCCTTCGAGAAATTCTTAGATCAATATGACGTTGCTGCTCTAAATAAACCGCCTCCAAAACCTGAGCCTAAGACCGCCGGTACTCCACTGTTACAGCAACCGGCAAGTCAGCCTCGACAAGAAGTCCCTGATGTCAGTGGTGTACAACAAATCGTTGATGGTGTTGCACAGCCTCGTCAGTCCACAGGTAGACAACGTCAAGATTCTGTCGATGAGGATGTACAGCCCACGAGCCACCAAGATGGGGTAGCAGTGATTAAAGATGACGTGGGTGGTCAATCCGTGAATGAGATGATTAGGCATTTGCAACGACCAAAAATCGAGATGGAAAGATTCAGCGGTGAGGCGATTGAGTATAAGCGCTTTATGAGGATGTTTAGCGCCAGAATTGCTAAGTTGTGTGACACTGAGCGGCTTTATTACCTCGAGCAGTTTACTACAGGCGAGGCACACCAAATAGTTACTGGATACAGTTATCTGGATGGCCCTACTGGCTACGCAGCAGCTGTCAAGGAGCTGACAGAACGATATGGAAATCCGGAGGTGATAGCTAATGCATTCATCAAGAAAGCTGCTTCATGGCCGCAAATCAAGGCAGATAACCCGAAGGCTCTCGATGGTTTTGCAATCTTTCTTCAGGAGTGTGAGAGTGCCGTCAAATGCGTTGGTAGTTTGCAGTACTTGGAGCATAGTGAGAACATCAAGTCCATGGTGATGAAGCTACCTTACAATTATCATGACAGATGGAGGTCTCGTGTGCAGCAGTGCAAGTACAAAGGAGAAATGGTAAAGTTTCATCATCTAGTAGAATTTGTCAGGTTCGAGTCCAAGAAGGTTAACGACCCTGTTTATGGTAGAGATGCTTTGTCAACCACAAGCCAGAAGAAACCCGCCAATCGTTGTGACACCAGGCCTAAAATCACCATGGCAACAAGTGAAACTACGGATCTCAATACCGCTAAGGATGTTGACAAGATGTGTTGGTTTTGTGGTGGTTCACATTTGTTGATAGGATGCTCCAAATTGCGAGAACAACCTTGGAGTGAGCGCATCGAGTTTCTGAGAAAGCGGCgtctttgttttggttgtcTTAAGATGGGGCACATGAAGAGGACATGCAACAGGAAGGCTACGTGTGATGTTTGCAAGGGTCGACACCCTACTCTTCTTCACATAAATCAGAATGATACTTCAAGGCCTgcacagttttcaagaaacgtGAGGGATTCAAGTGCCGTGCCTGGGAGTAACATCGGTTGTGAGTATACCAACGTAGCATGTGACAACGAAAATGAGAACCAATGTACGATGGCTATCGTCCCAGTTCGTGTGAGGCTTGCTCATGGGTTAAATGATGTTGTGACTTATGCATTCCTGGATCCTGGAAGTAGCGTGTCATTCTGCAGTGAATCTCTGATGAAGAAGTTATGTGGCGTGGGCAGACGAATGCACATTAGACTGGACACCATGGGAGAGCCGCACAACATGGATACTTACTTGATTGAAGGCTTAGAAGTACGGTGTTTAAATGGTAGTTCTACAGTCAAAGTCAATATTCCGAGGGTCTACACCAAGGATAAACTTCCTGTTAAGCGACATCACATACCTACTCACGATGATGTTTCTCACTGGAAACACTTGAAAGATGTCTATATGCCACAAATCAATGCTGGCATCGACCTATTGATTGGTAACAATGTTCCTGATGCGTACTCACCGTTGGAAGTTAGAACGGGACCGCGGGGTAGCCCTCATGCAACAAAGACAGCACTTGGATGGATCGCTTGGAATGTTGTGAGGTCAGTTCGGAATTGTCAACCATTCTCTGTGAATTTTGTGGATGTTGCTGCTAAAAGGTACGAGGAGATCAAGAAGCTCAACATGTTAATAAGAGAAAGCCTCAACTACGACTTTCCAGAACGTACGATCGATGACAAACGGGAATGGTCCCACGAAGACAAGTCATTCATGGAGAAGGTTGGCGGCTCATGTAAGTTTGTCGAAGGTCACTACCAAATTAGTCTGCCATTCAAGAAAGATGTACGTCTGCCCGACAATTCTGCTATGGCATTGAAGCGTCTTGTAAGCCTGGAGAGGAAGTTGAAGGGGAATCAAAAGTTCCACCACGATTACAATCTCTTCATATCGAACGTCCTGGACAAAGGATATGCTGAAGAAGTGCCCGCAGCTGAGGTAGACACGCAAGATGGACGAGTTTGGTACATACCCCATCATGGCGTATATCATCCTAGAAAACCCAACAAGGTTAGAGTTGTTTTTGATTGTACAGCCAGTTATAATGGAGTTGCACTGAATGATCTCCTTCTTCCTGGTCCGAACTTGACGAATCATCTTATCGGTGTCTTGCTGAGATTTAGACAGGAAAGTGTGGCCATAATGGGTGATATTGAGTCGATGTTCTACCAAGTTCACGTCCCCAAGCAGGAGAGGAACTATTTGCGTTTTTATTGGTGGCCGAATGGAGATTTAAGTAAGGAGCCTACACCCTATCGAATGAAGGTTCATCTCTTTGGTGCTGTGTCATCTCCATCGTGCTCAAACTACGCCTTAAGGCTCACAGCACTGAGCGATACCGACAAAGGCAACACTGTAGCAGCAGAGACGATTTTTAGAAATTTCTATGTTGATGACTGCTTGAAGTCGGTCAAGTCCACAGAAGATGCAGTTGATCTGATCACCAAACTGACAGCACTTTGTAAGAAAGGAGGGTTTAATCTAACCAAATGGATCAGCAATGACGACGCTGTGATGCAAGCCGTGCCTGCAAGTGACTCTACTAAAAGGCCCAAGCTAGATGTGAATCACTCCTTTCAACAGATGCCTCGTGAAAGAGCATTGGGTGTTAGCTGGGATGTGAAATCGGATTCGTTGGGCTTTAAGATTTCAGTGACGACCAAGGATCCTACGAGAAGGAACATCTTGTCAATCGTAAGCTCAGTTTATGATCCTTTGGGATTTGCTTGTCCTGTCATTctaccagtcaaaaacctgctGCAGAAGTTGTGTAAGGAGAATATCGAGTGGGATGCCGAAGTTACAGGAAATGACTTGCGTGTTTGGAATCAATGGTTGACGGATCTTCCAAAGCTTGAAGAAATGATGGTACCGAGATGCTATAAGCCGTTGAAGTTTGAGGCTGCCGAACGTCAGATACACAACTTCAGTGATGCTAGCGATTGTGGTTATGGGGTTGTGTCCTATCTACGTCAGGTAACTACTAAGGGACATATTCACTGCTCCTTTCTGGGGGGCAAGGTCTAG